In the genome of Paracoccus tegillarcae, one region contains:
- a CDS encoding transketolase family protein, whose protein sequence is MTANSLARKYEARRVIPKDQRVATSAMIASLAAEGYDTVDAPFGHALVDLAKDRPEIVGLTADLSKYTDLHVFAKACPDRFFQMGMAEQVMLSAAAGLAREGFIPFATTYAVFASRRAYDFICMAIAEENLPVKIVCALPGLTTGYGPSHQAFEDLAIFRGLPNLTIIDPCDAVDIAQMVPAMADHPGPVYARLLRGKVPSVIDRYRPDYKFQIGKAALLRDGRDVLVVSTGLMTMRALDAAEKLAADGVDVAVLHCPTVKPLDREAILAEARKSGRLVVTAENHTVIGGLGEAVAGILMRERVHPDFRMIGLPDEFLEAGALPTLHEMYGISVDAVAAQIKGWL, encoded by the coding sequence ATGACCGCCAACTCGCTTGCCCGCAAATATGAGGCCCGCCGCGTCATCCCCAAGGATCAGCGCGTGGCAACCTCGGCCATGATCGCCTCGCTTGCAGCCGAAGGCTATGACACCGTCGATGCGCCCTTTGGTCATGCGCTGGTGGATCTGGCCAAGGACCGTCCCGAAATCGTCGGGCTGACCGCAGATCTGTCGAAATACACCGACCTGCACGTCTTTGCCAAAGCCTGCCCCGACCGTTTTTTCCAGATGGGCATGGCCGAACAGGTGATGCTTTCGGCTGCCGCCGGCCTCGCGCGTGAGGGGTTCATCCCGTTCGCCACAACCTATGCCGTCTTTGCCTCGCGGCGTGCCTATGACTTCATCTGCATGGCCATCGCCGAGGAAAACCTGCCGGTCAAGATCGTCTGCGCCCTGCCCGGCCTGACCACCGGCTACGGCCCCAGCCACCAGGCCTTCGAGGATCTCGCGATCTTTCGCGGCCTGCCCAACCTGACCATCATCGACCCCTGCGATGCCGTCGATATCGCGCAGATGGTGCCCGCCATGGCCGATCATCCCGGCCCCGTTTATGCGCGGCTTTTGCGCGGCAAGGTGCCCAGTGTCATCGACCGCTATCGCCCTGACTACAAGTTCCAGATCGGCAAGGCCGCGTTGTTGCGCGACGGGCGCGACGTGCTGGTCGTCTCGACCGGGCTGATGACCATGCGCGCGCTTGATGCCGCCGAAAAGCTGGCCGCTGACGGTGTGGATGTGGCGGTGCTGCATTGTCCCACGGTCAAGCCACTGGATCGCGAGGCGATCCTTGCCGAGGCGCGGAAATCGGGCCGGCTGGTCGTGACCGCCGAAAACCACACCGTGATCGGCGGTCTTGGCGAAGCCGTGGCAGGCATCCTGATGCGTGAGCGGGTTCATCCCGATTTCCGCATGATCGGCCTGCCCGACGAGTTTCTGGAAGCCGGCGCCCTGCCGACGCTGCACGAGATGTACGGCATCTCGGTCGATGCCGTGGCCGCACAAATCAAGGGCTGGCTGTAA
- a CDS encoding SDR family NAD(P)-dependent oxidoreductase, with translation MGLLDGRYAAITGAAGPRGLGRAMAQIFADHGATIAVLDLDVQQAQAVAAELGPDHVGLACDVTDKAACDAAMSELIGRWGRIDILVNNAGITQPLKLMQIEAQNYDAVLDVNLRGTLYASQAVIPQMRQQNSGAIVNISSVSAQRGGGIFGGPHYSAAKAGILGLTKAMARELAPDGIRVNAICPGFIGTDITAGKLTPEMKEQIIAGIPMGRVGDARDVAGCALFLASDLSAYVTGSEVDVNGGSLIH, from the coding sequence ATGGGACTACTGGACGGACGCTATGCCGCCATCACAGGGGCGGCCGGTCCGCGCGGTCTGGGTCGCGCCATGGCGCAGATTTTTGCGGACCATGGCGCAACGATCGCCGTGCTGGACCTGGACGTGCAGCAGGCGCAGGCGGTCGCGGCGGAACTGGGGCCGGATCATGTCGGGCTTGCCTGCGATGTGACCGACAAGGCAGCCTGCGATGCGGCCATGTCCGAGTTGATCGGGCGTTGGGGCCGGATCGACATTCTGGTCAACAATGCCGGCATTACCCAGCCACTGAAACTCATGCAGATCGAGGCGCAGAATTACGATGCGGTGCTGGATGTGAACCTGCGGGGGACGCTGTACGCCAGCCAGGCCGTCATTCCGCAGATGCGCCAGCAGAATTCGGGCGCGATCGTGAACATCTCGTCGGTATCGGCGCAGCGTGGCGGTGGCATCTTTGGCGGGCCGCATTACTCGGCGGCCAAGGCTGGCATTCTGGGGCTGACCAAGGCGATGGCACGCGAATTGGCGCCTGACGGGATCCGGGTAAACGCGATCTGCCCCGGCTTTATCGGCACTGACATCACAGCGGGAAAGCTGACGCCCGAGATGAAGGAACAGATCATTGCCGGCATCCCCATGGGTCGCGTGGGCGATGCGCGCGATGTGGCGGGATGCGCACTGTTTCTGGCCTCTGACCTCTCAGCCTATGTCACCGGCTCCGAGGTCGATGTGAACGGCGGTTCGCTTATTCACTGA
- a CDS encoding LysR substrate-binding domain-containing protein has product MINDLNLNSMAYFEAVARLGQVAKAAAELGVSPSAVSQQVRAIEQQFGVKLFRREGRRLILTMDGERLYRAATQAFHALRDARATILRQREQRQLILRVSPSFGQIWLAPRLSQFLTQHDGWDTRIDATTDLSDFQTEAVDFDLRYGAGDWSGLYVEPILEDHVLPLCSPAYRDWLRGLSADPLEQISRARLIDNVKGQHPWDLWMTERDIARPSGSTRTGLDRSQMSLQLARDGMGLAMDSVTLAHDDLKAGRLVPLDARLGTVRFPAYWLVCPPRHTNRRVVRLFFDWIRDEAAGFQKQAASLMQDLGLKAQARLDDGAFSE; this is encoded by the coding sequence ATGATCAACGACCTAAACCTGAATTCGATGGCCTATTTCGAGGCTGTGGCCCGCTTGGGTCAAGTCGCCAAGGCGGCCGCCGAACTGGGCGTGTCGCCTTCTGCGGTCAGTCAGCAGGTGCGCGCCATCGAGCAGCAATTCGGCGTCAAGCTGTTCCGGCGCGAAGGGCGGCGGCTGATCCTGACCATGGATGGCGAGCGGCTGTACCGCGCCGCGACGCAGGCTTTTCACGCGTTGCGCGACGCGCGTGCCACGATCCTGCGCCAGCGTGAACAGCGCCAGTTGATCCTGCGCGTCAGCCCCAGCTTTGGACAGATCTGGCTGGCGCCGAGGTTATCGCAATTCCTGACGCAGCATGACGGTTGGGATACGCGGATCGACGCCACCACCGACCTGTCGGATTTTCAGACCGAGGCGGTGGATTTCGATCTGCGCTATGGGGCCGGCGACTGGTCGGGTCTGTATGTCGAACCGATCCTTGAGGATCACGTCCTGCCGCTTTGCAGTCCGGCCTATCGCGATTGGTTGCGCGGGCTATCTGCTGACCCCTTGGAGCAGATCTCCCGCGCGCGTCTTATCGACAATGTGAAGGGCCAGCACCCGTGGGATCTGTGGATGACCGAGCGAGACATCGCCCGGCCGTCGGGCAGCACGCGTACCGGGCTGGATCGGTCGCAGATGTCACTGCAGCTGGCACGTGACGGCATGGGGCTGGCGATGGATTCGGTGACGCTGGCCCATGACGATCTGAAGGCCGGACGGCTGGTGCCGTTGGACGCCCGTTTGGGCACCGTCCGCTTTCCGGCCTATTGGCTCGTCTGCCCGCCGCGCCACACCAATCGGCGCGTGGTGCGGTTGTTCTTTGACTGGATCAGGGACGAGGCCGCCGGCTTTCAAAAGCAGGCCGCCTCGCTGATGCAGGATCTGGGGTTGAAGGCGCAGGCGCGCCTCGATGATGGCGCGTTCAGTGAATAA
- a CDS encoding TRAP transporter substrate-binding protein, protein MKTLFAGALTAFALLAGGVSAEVLKMAHNAAPGNPKDLASQRFAELVEEKTEGRITVDVGGSAQYGDDVEALTQMRLGTLALAANSQGSTSGVVEEFAVIGLPFLFSDLSQAWEVLDGEVGQKLDEAAQAQGLKVLAFWDNGIRQISNNTRPITTTADLEGLKIRTPPDPMTLEIFETLGANPTPMAFSELYVALQQGVVDGQENPLMNIESSKLYEVQKYISLTGHKYESTPVLVSRMIWDGLEAADQQALLDAAAEAGEYNRELSQKSDAELRPKLEEAGVTFNEVDTAPFIEATAGITAEWREKYPDLVDTLMSATGR, encoded by the coding sequence ATGAAAACCCTGTTCGCAGGAGCCCTGACCGCATTTGCCCTTTTGGCGGGCGGCGTCTCGGCCGAGGTGCTGAAGATGGCGCATAACGCCGCACCCGGAAATCCCAAGGATCTGGCCTCGCAACGCTTTGCCGAACTGGTCGAGGAAAAGACCGAAGGGCGGATCACCGTCGATGTCGGCGGATCGGCCCAATATGGCGACGATGTCGAGGCGCTGACGCAGATGCGGCTTGGCACGCTTGCTCTGGCCGCAAATTCGCAGGGCTCGACCTCTGGCGTGGTCGAGGAATTTGCCGTGATCGGCCTGCCCTTCCTGTTCAGCGACCTGTCGCAGGCCTGGGAGGTTCTGGACGGCGAGGTCGGGCAAAAGCTGGACGAAGCCGCACAGGCGCAGGGTCTTAAGGTTCTGGCCTTTTGGGATAACGGCATCCGCCAGATCTCGAACAACACGCGCCCGATCACCACGACCGCCGATCTCGAGGGGCTGAAAATCCGCACTCCGCCCGATCCCATGACGCTGGAAATCTTTGAAACACTGGGGGCCAACCCGACTCCGATGGCTTTTTCGGAACTGTATGTCGCATTGCAGCAAGGCGTCGTTGACGGGCAGGAAAACCCGCTGATGAACATCGAAAGTTCTAAACTCTACGAGGTGCAGAAATATATCAGCCTGACCGGGCACAAATACGAAAGCACCCCGGTTCTGGTTTCCAGGATGATCTGGGACGGGCTGGAAGCCGCGGATCAGCAGGCCCTGCTGGATGCCGCAGCCGAAGCCGGAGAGTATAACCGCGAACTGTCGCAGAAATCAGATGCCGAACTGCGCCCCAAGCTGGAAGAGGCCGGCGTGACCTTCAACGAGGTCGACACCGCCCCCTTCATCGAGGCCACAGCCGGTATCACCGCGGAATGGCGCGAAAAGTATCCCGATCTGGTGGATACGCTGATGAGCGCGACCGGTCGCTGA
- a CDS encoding TRAP transporter small permease: MTQPGGGARAALMIDRLLTAMSTLAILLTLGGLFLSMMAEVVIRYATRSSLGWPNEMPALLFPWLTMAGAVLAAQYGRHIAVQLLAQSLPAGAARLLMAAGAVLAACTFGFLTWHGMKVMKITGGEVYPVTGLTANIPYAALIAGFVGLALTALTTLPLIFRAEDPVFARNIAEEH; the protein is encoded by the coding sequence ATGACACAACCGGGGGGCGGCGCGCGCGCCGCCCTGATGATCGACCGGCTGCTGACCGCCATGTCCACGCTGGCCATCCTGCTGACCCTTGGCGGGCTGTTCCTGTCGATGATGGCCGAAGTCGTCATCCGCTATGCGACCCGGTCCAGCCTGGGCTGGCCGAATGAAATGCCGGCCCTGCTGTTTCCCTGGCTGACCATGGCAGGCGCGGTGCTGGCGGCACAATATGGTCGCCACATCGCCGTGCAACTGTTGGCGCAAAGCCTGCCTGCGGGCGCCGCGCGGCTGCTGATGGCAGCGGGTGCGGTGCTGGCCGCCTGCACCTTTGGCTTTCTGACCTGGCACGGGATGAAGGTAATGAAGATCACCGGCGGCGAGGTCTATCCGGTCACCGGCCTGACCGCCAACATCCCCTATGCGGCGTTGATCGCGGGCTTTGTCGGGCTGGCCCTGACCGCGCTGACCACCCTGCCGCTGATCTTTCGCGCCGAAGATCCCGTTTTTGCACGCAACATCGCCGAGGAACACTGA
- a CDS encoding TRAP transporter large permease, which yields MAILMTLTFFVLMFASVPVAYALIIGGSVAVLSTGMAQAPLVIVKLFTPTQSYPLLAIPFFILAGSLMMSGSLGKRLVGFAAALVGRYPGGLGQVSVVGSTVFGGVSGSAVAEASALGSMLIPWQKREGYPPAFAAAITASSSVIAGLIPPSIPLIIYATVSNTSIAALFIAGILPGLLLAVGLMAVCYLSAKRRGFPVISREQAGQIRDNLWGALPALAMPVFILVLLRAGIATPTEVSVVAVAYALVISTLLYRDMSFARLIAALKETGVATGVVMMVIMGSNLVGYVLTVERIPDTVAQWAIDTLGSPALILLVMNLLLLVIGMFLDLPAAILLLGPTLVGLGQAIGIDPVQLGIIVAVNLSIGLFTPPIGTTLFISSSIARQPIGAVVRELWPFYLVAITVLMLFTFIPQLTIY from the coding sequence ATGGCCATCCTGATGACGCTGACCTTCTTTGTGCTGATGTTCGCATCGGTGCCCGTGGCCTATGCGCTGATCATCGGGGGCAGCGTGGCGGTGCTGTCAACCGGCATGGCACAGGCCCCCCTGGTGATCGTGAAACTGTTCACACCCACCCAAAGCTATCCGCTGCTGGCCATCCCGTTTTTTATCCTCGCGGGCAGCCTGATGATGTCAGGCTCGCTTGGCAAAAGGCTGGTCGGCTTTGCCGCCGCGCTGGTCGGGCGCTATCCGGGTGGGCTGGGTCAGGTGTCGGTGGTCGGCTCGACTGTCTTCGGCGGCGTCTCGGGCTCGGCCGTGGCAGAGGCCTCGGCGCTTGGCTCTATGCTGATCCCCTGGCAAAAACGCGAGGGCTATCCGCCGGCCTTCGCTGCCGCCATCACGGCCTCGTCCTCGGTCATTGCCGGGCTGATCCCACCATCCATTCCACTGATCATCTATGCCACTGTGTCGAACACCTCGATCGCGGCTCTCTTTATCGCGGGCATTCTTCCGGGGCTGCTGCTGGCGGTGGGGCTGATGGCGGTCTGCTATCTGTCCGCCAAACGACGCGGATTTCCGGTGATCAGCCGCGAACAGGCGGGGCAGATCAGGGACAATCTGTGGGGCGCACTGCCTGCATTGGCGATGCCGGTCTTTATCCTCGTGCTGCTGCGCGCGGGCATCGCCACCCCGACCGAGGTCAGCGTCGTCGCCGTGGCCTATGCGCTGGTCATCAGCACGCTGCTTTATCGTGACATGAGCTTCGCGCGCCTGATCGCCGCGCTAAAGGAAACCGGCGTCGCAACCGGCGTGGTGATGATGGTCATCATGGGGTCCAACCTTGTGGGCTATGTGCTGACGGTCGAGCGTATCCCCGACACGGTCGCGCAATGGGCCATTGACACTTTGGGCTCGCCTGCACTGATACTTCTTGTGATGAACCTGCTATTGCTGGTGATCGGAATGTTTCTGGACCTTCCTGCCGCGATCCTTTTGCTGGGCCCGACTCTGGTGGGCCTTGGTCAGGCCATCGGTATTGATCCAGTGCAGCTTGGCATCATCGTCGCGGTCAACCTGTCGATCGGATTGTTCACACCGCCCATAGGAACGACGCTGTTCATATCATCCTCGATCGCGCGCCAGCCCATCGGCGCCGTGGTCAGGGAACTGTGGCCATTCTATCTGGTCGCCATTACCGTGCTGATGCTGTTCACCTTCATACCCCAACTGACGATCTACTGA
- a CDS encoding NAD(P)-dependent oxidoreductase translates to MTEKARIGFVGLGSMGLPMACNLAAAGYAVSGHDIRAEPMATLRADGGTEAKTALDAAQGADLLILMVVNAAQARQVLLDQGAAAAMAEGGVIALMSTCAPGEVEALASAVAETGRMLVDAPVSGGVVGAEAGSLSIMVSGAPDAVESMRPVFDILGANIYIVGENPGQGAVAKAVNQLMCGVHIATAAEALSLAEQLGLDRQVMLEIVSGSAASSWMLRDRGPRMIEQPGAVTSAVDIFVKDLGIVAQTGRDARVPLPLAAAALQMFLAASVAGDGPLDDSQVIRAYRRLTGRPETG, encoded by the coding sequence ATGACGGAAAAGGCAAGGATCGGCTTCGTGGGGCTGGGCTCGATGGGTCTGCCGATGGCCTGCAATCTGGCCGCCGCCGGCTACGCGGTCAGCGGCCATGACATCCGGGCCGAGCCGATGGCCACGCTGCGCGCAGATGGCGGAACCGAGGCAAAGACCGCATTGGATGCGGCGCAGGGTGCCGATCTGCTGATCCTGATGGTGGTCAATGCCGCGCAGGCGCGTCAGGTGCTGCTTGATCAGGGCGCCGCCGCCGCGATGGCCGAGGGCGGCGTGATCGCGTTGATGTCCACCTGCGCCCCCGGCGAGGTCGAGGCCCTTGCAAGCGCCGTCGCCGAAACGGGCCGCATGCTGGTGGATGCGCCGGTCTCGGGCGGCGTGGTGGGTGCCGAGGCGGGGTCGCTGTCGATCATGGTGTCCGGCGCACCGGACGCGGTTGAGAGTATGCGTCCCGTTTTCGATATACTGGGCGCAAACATCTATATCGTCGGTGAAAACCCGGGTCAGGGCGCTGTGGCCAAGGCGGTGAACCAGTTGATGTGCGGCGTTCATATCGCCACCGCCGCCGAGGCGCTGTCGCTGGCCGAGCAATTGGGGCTGGATCGGCAGGTGATGCTGGAGATCGTGTCGGGCTCGGCTGCATCCAGCTGGATGCTCAGGGATCGTGGCCCGCGCATGATCGAGCAGCCGGGCGCGGTGACAAGTGCCGTCGATATCTTTGTCAAGGATCTGGGCATCGTCGCCCAGACAGGGCGCGACGCAAGGGTGCCCCTGCCACTGGCGGCAGCGGCGTTGCAGATGTTTCTGGCCGCATCCGTGGCCGGCGATGGTCCGCTGGATGACAGCCAGGTCATCCGCGCCTATCGCCGCCTGACGGGACGCCCCGAAACCGGCTAG